One Verrucomicrobiia bacterium genomic window carries:
- a CDS encoding response regulator: protein MSARILIVDDSSLARRTLRQILEQQGHIVDEAADGAAALERYYINRPDVVFLDMVMEGMYGLEVLTKVRELNPDAKIIVATADIQKSTREQAQSAGASAMINKPLNRDEVVRIVSAVLQGEMVWN from the coding sequence ATGAGCGCACGAATACTGATTGTGGACGATTCGAGCCTGGCGCGCCGCACGTTGCGACAGATCCTCGAGCAACAGGGCCATATCGTCGACGAGGCTGCGGACGGAGCCGCGGCGTTGGAACGGTATTACATCAACCGTCCCGATGTCGTCTTCCTCGACATGGTCATGGAAGGCATGTATGGCCTTGAAGTGCTCACGAAAGTTCGTGAATTGAATCCAGATGCCAAAATCATCGTGGCAACGGCAGATATTCAAAAATCAACCCGCGAACAGGCGCAGTCCGCGGGAGCTTCGGCGATGATCAACAAACCATTAAACCGGGACGAAGTGGTGCGGATCGTCTCAGCGGTTCTCCAGGGAGAGATGGTATGGAACTGA